One Mastacembelus armatus chromosome 10, fMasArm1.2, whole genome shotgun sequence DNA window includes the following coding sequences:
- the LOC113144097 gene encoding zinc finger protein 236-like isoform X2, whose protein sequence is MAVHRCQGRGEFSGSYIVPQLETNHRTRLRCQSVVHVEKSAPKQRTMESVRSTFHAQLATVMDSLLAAAVCEIAKIFESSLCEQQAELTQKTEEISILRCKLEKVERRQKAKSGGSEEGEVSPGDREGSLRQQTLTGSGLNLGKDVSSHTDPVEGISQSVSGLKEEVTGQDGSSVKHERAGSRSTGSVAVQATEGSLGVTADQRQIDALSTTQAKVKLSHWDQDSRAADHRPPQDQTSTPFLSISQSGRCSPRPDPSLAQPGEWLPGLDSTRGAVSSLENLQADGTSCSGPASSSTGTDTSCFRPTFASDETSNDDDDSCFPFLDQEPENENSDQNSRQAQGVGQRIARQDQPQAPSGESAWRPRDDRGGRGSINHTRRVTTFANRDPLRTQSNSQSLTLRHTNSLSHPQAPGGGNGRPYTCPYCTKCFTYPSHQRRHLLRHTGVRLHPCQFCDKSFLTPSELTVHTRTHTGERPFGCAQCGKRFARSGNLRAHQRDVHMGKRPFACTECGKRFAHRGNLRVHNHRVHQGDPYYVDDQQEPDIGTNAI, encoded by the exons ATGGCAGTTCATAGATGCCAGGGCAGAGGAGAGTTCAGCGGTAGCTACATCGTCCCTCAGCTGGAGACCAACCACAGAACAAGACTGCGGTGTCAGTCGGTCGTTCACGTTGAAAAATCAGCACCGAAACAAAGGACTATGGAGTCTGTGAGGAGTACTTTTCACGCTCAATTGGCCACCGTCATGGACTCGCTGCTGGCAGCCGCTGTGTGCGAAATCGCCAAGATCTTTGAAAGCAGCCTGTGTGAACAGCAGGCGGAGCTGACGCAGAAGACGGAGGAGATCTCCATCCTCCGCTGCAAGCTGGAGAAAGTCGAGAGGAGGCAGAAGGCGAAGAGTGGAGGGAGCGAGGAAGGAGAGGTGTCAccaggagacagagagggtAGTCTGAGGCAGCAGACCCTAACGGGATCAG GACTGAATTTGGGAAAGGATGTGTCTTCTCATACAGACCCAGTAGAAGGAATCAGTCAAAGTGTCAGTGGGCTGAAAGAGGAGGTCACAGGACAGGATGGATCTTCAGTGAAACATGAG CGTGCAGGATCACGATCTACGGGCTCTGTCGCAGTCCAAGCCACAGAAGGAAGCCTTGGTGTTACTGCTGACCAGAGGCAAATAGATGCTTTGTCTACCACACAAGCCAAGGTCAAAT TATCTCATTGGGATCAGGATAGTCGTGCTGCAGACCACAGACCTCCACAGGATCAAACCTCCAccccttttctctccatttcccAGAGTGGACGTTGCTCCCCAAGGCCTGACCCAAGCCTAGCTCAACCTGGAGAGTGGTTACCGGGGTTGGATAGCACCCGAGGTGCGGTGTCCAGTCTGGAAAACCTACAGGCAGATGGCACCAGCTGCTCTGGCCCAGCTAGCAGCAGCACTGGCACAGACACATCCTGTTTTCGACCTACTTTTGCCTCTGATGAGACCagcaatgatgatgatgatagttGTTTCCCTTTCCTAGACCAGGAGCCTGAGAACGAGAACTCTGATCAGAACTCTAGGCAGGCTCAGGGTGTGGGGCAGAGGATCGCTCGGCAGGATCAACCCCAAGCTCCCTCTGGTGAATCAGCCTGGAGACCGAGAGACGACAGGGGTGGAAGAGGCTCCATCAATCACACACGGCGGGTCACAACGTTTGCCAACAGAGACCCTCTCCGAACACAGTCCAATTCGCAGTCGCTCACGCTACGTCACACAAACTCTCTCAGCCACCCTCAAGCTCCTGGTGGAGGAAATGGACGACCTTACACCTGCCCATACTGTACCAAGTGTTTTACCTACCCCTCCCACCAGCGTAGACATCTTTTACGGCACACAGGAGTCAGACTGCATCCCTGTCAGTTTTGTGACAAAAGCTTCCTCACTCCCTCTGAGCTTACGGTGCACACTCGCACACATACAGGGGAGCGACCTTTTGGTTGTGCTCAATGTGGTAAACGTTTTGCTCGAAGTGGGAACTTAAGAGCACATCAACGGGATGTTCACATGGGGAAGAGGCCCTTTGCTTGTACAGAGTGTGGGAAAAGATTTGCTCACAGGGGGAACTTGAGGGTGCACAATCACCGAGTCCATCAAGGAGATCCATACTATGTGGATGATCAGCAGGAGCCTGACATAGGCACTAATGCTATTTGA
- the LOC113144097 gene encoding zinc finger protein 236-like isoform X1, which yields MAVHRCQGRGEFSGSYIVPQLETNHRTRLRCQSVVHVEKSAPKQRTMESVRSTFHAQLATVMDSLLAAAVCEIAKIFESSLCEQQAELTQKTEEISILRCKLEKVERRQKAKSGGSEEGEVSPGDREGSLRQQTLTGSGITGLNLGKDVSSHTDPVEGISQSVSGLKEEVTGQDGSSVKHERAGSRSTGSVAVQATEGSLGVTADQRQIDALSTTQAKVKLSHWDQDSRAADHRPPQDQTSTPFLSISQSGRCSPRPDPSLAQPGEWLPGLDSTRGAVSSLENLQADGTSCSGPASSSTGTDTSCFRPTFASDETSNDDDDSCFPFLDQEPENENSDQNSRQAQGVGQRIARQDQPQAPSGESAWRPRDDRGGRGSINHTRRVTTFANRDPLRTQSNSQSLTLRHTNSLSHPQAPGGGNGRPYTCPYCTKCFTYPSHQRRHLLRHTGVRLHPCQFCDKSFLTPSELTVHTRTHTGERPFGCAQCGKRFARSGNLRAHQRDVHMGKRPFACTECGKRFAHRGNLRVHNHRVHQGDPYYVDDQQEPDIGTNAI from the exons ATGGCAGTTCATAGATGCCAGGGCAGAGGAGAGTTCAGCGGTAGCTACATCGTCCCTCAGCTGGAGACCAACCACAGAACAAGACTGCGGTGTCAGTCGGTCGTTCACGTTGAAAAATCAGCACCGAAACAAAGGACTATGGAGTCTGTGAGGAGTACTTTTCACGCTCAATTGGCCACCGTCATGGACTCGCTGCTGGCAGCCGCTGTGTGCGAAATCGCCAAGATCTTTGAAAGCAGCCTGTGTGAACAGCAGGCGGAGCTGACGCAGAAGACGGAGGAGATCTCCATCCTCCGCTGCAAGCTGGAGAAAGTCGAGAGGAGGCAGAAGGCGAAGAGTGGAGGGAGCGAGGAAGGAGAGGTGTCAccaggagacagagagggtAGTCTGAGGCAGCAGACCCTAACGGGATCAGGTATTACAG GACTGAATTTGGGAAAGGATGTGTCTTCTCATACAGACCCAGTAGAAGGAATCAGTCAAAGTGTCAGTGGGCTGAAAGAGGAGGTCACAGGACAGGATGGATCTTCAGTGAAACATGAG CGTGCAGGATCACGATCTACGGGCTCTGTCGCAGTCCAAGCCACAGAAGGAAGCCTTGGTGTTACTGCTGACCAGAGGCAAATAGATGCTTTGTCTACCACACAAGCCAAGGTCAAAT TATCTCATTGGGATCAGGATAGTCGTGCTGCAGACCACAGACCTCCACAGGATCAAACCTCCAccccttttctctccatttcccAGAGTGGACGTTGCTCCCCAAGGCCTGACCCAAGCCTAGCTCAACCTGGAGAGTGGTTACCGGGGTTGGATAGCACCCGAGGTGCGGTGTCCAGTCTGGAAAACCTACAGGCAGATGGCACCAGCTGCTCTGGCCCAGCTAGCAGCAGCACTGGCACAGACACATCCTGTTTTCGACCTACTTTTGCCTCTGATGAGACCagcaatgatgatgatgatagttGTTTCCCTTTCCTAGACCAGGAGCCTGAGAACGAGAACTCTGATCAGAACTCTAGGCAGGCTCAGGGTGTGGGGCAGAGGATCGCTCGGCAGGATCAACCCCAAGCTCCCTCTGGTGAATCAGCCTGGAGACCGAGAGACGACAGGGGTGGAAGAGGCTCCATCAATCACACACGGCGGGTCACAACGTTTGCCAACAGAGACCCTCTCCGAACACAGTCCAATTCGCAGTCGCTCACGCTACGTCACACAAACTCTCTCAGCCACCCTCAAGCTCCTGGTGGAGGAAATGGACGACCTTACACCTGCCCATACTGTACCAAGTGTTTTACCTACCCCTCCCACCAGCGTAGACATCTTTTACGGCACACAGGAGTCAGACTGCATCCCTGTCAGTTTTGTGACAAAAGCTTCCTCACTCCCTCTGAGCTTACGGTGCACACTCGCACACATACAGGGGAGCGACCTTTTGGTTGTGCTCAATGTGGTAAACGTTTTGCTCGAAGTGGGAACTTAAGAGCACATCAACGGGATGTTCACATGGGGAAGAGGCCCTTTGCTTGTACAGAGTGTGGGAAAAGATTTGCTCACAGGGGGAACTTGAGGGTGCACAATCACCGAGTCCATCAAGGAGATCCATACTATGTGGATGATCAGCAGGAGCCTGACATAGGCACTAATGCTATTTGA